The genomic DNA GTCCAGCGCGGCGAAATCACCAGACGTGGATCCCGACCGCGTGATCTCCCTCACCGATGCCGCCCTGCTCGCCGGGTGCTCGCGCAAGTCGCTCGAGCGGCGCGTGGAGCGTGGAGCCCTCGACGCGACGCACGATGACGACGGTCGGCGGGCCGTGCGGGTGGCCGACCTCATGCGCGCGGGGCTCGTGGTGCTGGTGCCCGCGGGGGCCGACGGCGGGGTGGATCCCCGTCGGCTGGCGGACGCCCACGCCCACGCCGACGCGCTGCAGTCGGCGCTTTCCGCCACCGAGGCCGCGCTTGCGCGAAGCCGCGACGAGGCCGGCCTGCTGCGCCAGCGGGTGATGGACGCCGAGAGCCGGGCCGCCATGGCCGAGGATGAGCTCACGCGCGTGCTGCTGGGCGCCGAGCCCACCGGACGCCGCGGCCGTCGCGGCAACCTGCGGCTCCGCACCACCTAGTCGCACCACCCGGGGCACCCCCGGGAACCCGCGGACCTGCCGCAGGGGCCCGTGACCTAAAGGGCGCCGACCGCCGCGAGCATGGCCCAGAGCGTGATGGGGGTTCCGAAGTCGCTGATGATGATCACGCTGTTCCCGGGCGCGTAGTTGCGGTCGCGCACCATTTCGATGAGGTGGTTCACGCCCGCGAGGAACAGGAACGCCGTGGTGGGGATCGCCACGGCGATCCAGGCCTCAGACCCCTGGTAGGTGGCCCAGATGCCGGCGATGCCCAGGCCCAGGCTCACGAAGCCGATCTCGTACTGGAAGCCGTTGGTCTGCCAGCCGATCGATGCCGCCGTGCGCCGCGCGAGCACGGTGTGCATCACCGCCGACACGAGGAAGACGATGCCGACCGGCATGAAGAGCGTCCAGTGCAGCACCAGTTCGTCCCAGGAGGCACCGGCGGATGCCCCCGGCGCGGACACCCCGGCGAGCCCGAGGATCCACGCCACCAGAAGCGTCAGGGGGATTATGACGACGCCCATGTGCATAGCCTACGTAAGCAGCCCGAGGAGGCCTCGGGCGGTCTCCTCCGGCGCCTCCTCGGCGAGGAAGTGTCCGGAGTCGAGGGCGCGACCGCGCACGTCCATCCCCTCGTCCATCCACGTGCCGAGGACGTCGTAGATGCGGTGCATGGCGCCCTTGGCGCCCCACAGCACCAGCAGGGGGCAGGCGATGCGCGTGTGGGCATCTGCGGCGTCGTGCTCGAGGTCGATGGTGGCAGCTGCCCGGTAGTCCTCGCACTGGGCGTGGATGGTGGCCGGGTCGTCGAAGGCCTCCTCGTAGGCCGCCAGCGCATCGGGATCGAACACGAACCCCGGGGCCGCCCACCGGCGAAGCGTCTCGTCGAGCCACCAGCGCGGGTCGCTGCCGATCATGTGCTCGGGCAGGCCGTCGGGCTGGATGAGGAAGAACCAGTGGTAGTAGGCCGTGGCCATGGCCTGATCGGTGGTGGCGAACACCTTTGCGGTGGGCACGATGTCCAGCACCGCCGCCGCTGTGACGCGATCGGGGTGGTCCAGGCACAGCCGGCGCGTGACGCGTCCGCCGCGATCGTGCCCGGCCACGGCGAAGCGGTCGAACCCCAGCGCCTGCATCGCCTCCACCTGGTCCTGCGCCATGGCGCGCTTGCAGTACCCGGCGTGGTCGTCGCCCGACTCCGGGCGCCCGCTGTGGCCGTATCCGCGCAGGTCGGCGCACACCACGGTGAAGTGCTCGGCCAGCATGGGGGCCACCCGGTGCCACATGGCCATGGTCTGCGGAAAGCCATGCAGCAGGAGCAGTGGCGGGCCGGAGCCCGCCACTGCCACCGCGATGTCCGTGCCGGTCACGCCGATCACCGATCGGTCGAACCCGGCGAGAGGGGTCACTTCGCGCCCTTCTCCATGATCGTGACCTTCTCGATCGTCACGGGCGGGTCGGGCGCCTCGGTGCCGGGTGCGGCCATGGTGGAGATCTTGTCCGCTACGTCCTGGCCCTTGGTCACCTGCCCGAACAGCGAGTAGTTGGGCGGCAGCGATGCGCCCTGCTGGCCGGTGACGATGAAGAACTGCGATCCGTTGGTGTTGGGGCCGGCGTTCGCCATGGCCACCGACCCGATCTTGTACTGGCCGGCCTCAGGCAGCTCATCCTGGAACTGATACCCGGGGCCGCCCTCGCCGGTGCCCTCAGGGTCACCGCCCTGGATGACGAAGTCGGGGATGACCCGGTGGAAGGTGAGGCCGTCGTAGAAGCCTTGCTTGGCAAGGAACACGAAGTTGTTGACGGTCGTGGGGGCTTGCTTGGGGTCGAGGGCGATCTGGATGTCGCCCTCCGAAGTGGAGAGGTCCGCCGAGTAGGAGGCGTTCTCGTCGATGGTCATCTTGGGCGCCGAGGACCAGCTCTTCGCTGCCCCTGCGTCGCCGCCCGTGGTGCTCGCCGCGACGGTGTCGGCGCCCGATGAGGCGCTGTCCGACGATCCGCAGCCCGCGATGAGCGGGACGGCGAGGATGGTTGCTGCTGCAGTGGCGGTGGCGATAAGTCGTCTCATGGGTCCGAGGATACCTGTCACGGTGGCGCGGCCCGATCGCCGGGGTAGGATCAAATGACGGTGACCCACCAACCATCCTCGATGCCGTCACAGGTGATCCCGACCCGCGCTGCACGCGTGCTTCGCGCCCCTGGCGCTCGCGAGTTCGCGCCCGTGCCGGCGCTCATGCGAGCGGCCATGATCGTGGTGTGCGTCGTGCTGGCACTCTGGCTCGCCCTCGCGCTGGCGGCGCCGGCCGCCGCGCACTCCGGTGCCCCCATGAGCTCACCGGTCGCCGGCGCGGTGGTGGCGTCGCTGCCCACCACCGTGACCATCACCTTCGACGGCCGTCTGGCGCGGGTGATCGGGGTGAGGGTGATCGACGCGAAGGGATCCGACCACGTGACGTCGGCCAGGCTGGATCCCCGCAACGCCACGCGGGTGCTGGTGCGCACCGCGCGCCCTGTGGCCGGCCGCTACACGGTGCGCTGGCAGGTGCGCTCAGAGGACGGCCACGCGCAGTCGGGCACGTTCTCGTTCCGCGCCCGCCGCTAGCGCTGCCCCGCCCCCCGGGCGGCGACCTGCGCCAGCACCACCACCAGCGCGACGATCCATCCCCACACGGGAATCATGAGGCCAAGGGGCAGCCCCACCAGCGCCACGCCCGACACCACCGCATGGGCGCGGCGCAGGGGTATGCAACCGGCCGCGAGGAACGCCGCCGAGAGCGGCACGCCGATG from Actinomycetota bacterium includes the following:
- a CDS encoding stearoyl-CoA 9-desaturase translates to MGVVIIPLTLLVAWILGLAGVSAPGASAGASWDELVLHWTLFMPVGIVFLVSAVMHTVLARRTAASIGWQTNGFQYEIGFVSLGLGIAGIWATYQGSEAWIAVAIPTTAFLFLAGVNHLIEMVRDRNYAPGNSVIIISDFGTPITLWAMLAAVGAL
- a CDS encoding alpha/beta hydrolase → MTPLAGFDRSVIGVTGTDIAVAVAGSGPPLLLLHGFPQTMAMWHRVAPMLAEHFTVVCADLRGYGHSGRPESGDDHAGYCKRAMAQDQVEAMQALGFDRFAVAGHDRGGRVTRRLCLDHPDRVTAAAVLDIVPTAKVFATTDQAMATAYYHWFFLIQPDGLPEHMIGSDPRWWLDETLRRWAAPGFVFDPDALAAYEEAFDDPATIHAQCEDYRAAATIDLEHDAADAHTRIACPLLVLWGAKGAMHRIYDVLGTWMDEGMDVRGRALDSGHFLAEEAPEETARGLLGLLT
- a CDS encoding peptidylprolyl isomerase, which encodes MRRLIATATAAATILAVPLIAGCGSSDSASSGADTVAASTTGGDAGAAKSWSSAPKMTIDENASYSADLSTSEGDIQIALDPKQAPTTVNNFVFLAKQGFYDGLTFHRVIPDFVIQGGDPEGTGEGGPGYQFQDELPEAGQYKIGSVAMANAGPNTNGSQFFIVTGQQGASLPPNYSLFGQVTKGQDVADKISTMAAPGTEAPDPPVTIEKVTIMEKGAK
- a CDS encoding copper resistance protein CopC, translated to MTVTHQPSSMPSQVIPTRAARVLRAPGAREFAPVPALMRAAMIVVCVVLALWLALALAAPAAAHSGAPMSSPVAGAVVASLPTTVTITFDGRLARVIGVRVIDAKGSDHVTSARLDPRNATRVLVRTARPVAGRYTVRWQVRSEDGHAQSGTFSFRARR